The following coding sequences lie in one Spinacia oleracea cultivar Varoflay chromosome 1, BTI_SOV_V1, whole genome shotgun sequence genomic window:
- the LOC110801605 gene encoding DNA ligase 6 isoform X4 has product MSTAKTLTLNTSERYLQSQNPLPSSSPSQLPSFPANFPPSKLIPKTRFIIDGFRHSGEFSISYFLSHFHADHYTGLTSTWSRGIIFCSVTTARLVVKVLGVSALSVIGLPINETVVIDNCEVTLIDANHCPGAVQFLFKVPVSGGKFERYVHTGDFRFCSDMKLIPFLSEFVGCDAVFLDTTYCDPKFVFPVQEESIDYVVSVIERSRSENRNASKSVLFLVATYVIGKERILLEIARRCDCKIHVDSRKMEILRELGYENEGVFTEDESSSDVHVVGWNVLGETWPYFRPNFMKVNEIMVGKEYKKVVGFVPTGWTYEVKKNKFAVRTKDSFEIHLVPYSEHSNYNELREYVKFLKPKRVLPTVGFDVENVDSKHALKMQKHFAGLVDEMANKQEFLMGFYRVPQGKGKVKVDDLAPELDKDIEQFKEEFDVCELKNGREADSGSTCSVASTHEPDSQDLTPFSDKEKDEIMQELRDCLPVWVSVDQLLELVKTYGRNIVDAVSHFYEHETEFHERSGESLPSSQKSESPCTKLLNPPSVESSLQTPVKSPNQKAKFPPLKQSVASSVSPGKRKKNPQNKKNKKGKLNSNLESGGIKQSTITKFFSKGSRVCQGITATPLSGISTEDKSLTSEHSVKQYKEELEQFIQIIDGSESIKGYAAELLEKAEGNVGLALDMYYNNSEVHLGGNQKGVDASSKSLPCEGLEESISSQGKERSEAGNKVYQSAQDSLADSTAVNYVSLPPETYSPIEHACWKHGQPAPYIHLARTFDIVEGERGKIKATSILSNMFRSLLALSPDDVLPAIYLCTNKIAADHENMELNIGGSLVASALEEACGINRAKIREMYNNFGDLGDVAQECRKTQSLLLPPSPLLIRDVFSILRKISVQTGSGSAGRRKSLIVSMMRSCREKEMKFLVRTLVRNLRIGAMMRTVLPALAQAVALNGYDEAGKVPKELLQGLSAAAVEVYNILPDLNLLVPSLMSEGIKFSTTTLTMVPGIPIRPMLAKITNGIAQALKLFQNKAFTCEFKYDGQRAQIHKFDDGSVRIFSRNGDEMTTKFPDLVHIIQESCKTSAESFIIDAEVVGIDRNKGIKFLSFQELSARERGSKASLVSLDRIKAVGCPTPAKAAVYAFFYHFCVYRKRNIMLVAIVSDLILISISKYA; this is encoded by the exons ATGTCTACCgccaaaaccctaaccctaaatacATCCGAACGCTATCTTCAATCGCAAAACCCCCTTCCTAGCTCATCTCCGTCGCAACTCCCTTCATTTCCCGCCAATTTCCCCCCCTCAAAGCTCATCCCCAAAACTCGCTTCATCATCGATGGCTTCCGACATTCTGGCGAATTTTCTATCTCCTACTTCCTCTCACACTTCCACGCTGATCACTACACTGGCCTCACTTCAACGTGGTCTCGAGGTATCATCTTCTGCTCTGTAACCACCGCTCGCCTCGTTGTCAAAGTTCTCGGTGTTTCGGCACTGTCCGTTATCGGATTGCCAATTAACGAGACCGTTGTTATAGACAATTGTGAGGTAACTTTAATTGATGCTAATCACTGCCCTGGTGCTGTTCAATTTCTGTTTAAAGTTCCTGTTAGTGGTGGTAAATTTGAGCGTTATGTTCATACTGGTGATTTTAGGTTCTGTAGTGATATGAAGTTGATACCTTTTTTAAGTGAATTTGTTGGTTGTGATGCTGTTTTTCTCGATACAACGTATTGTGATCCCAAATTTGTGTTCCCTGTGCAAGAGGAGTCGATTGATTATGTAGTTAGTGTGATAGAAAGGAGTAGGAGTGAGAATAGGAATGCTAGTAAAAGTGTTTTGTTTCTTGTTGCGACATATGTAATCGGAAAAGAGAGGATTTTGTTGGAAATAGCGCGTAGGTGTGACTGTAAGATCCATGTAGATAGTAGGAAGATGGAGATTTTGCGGGAGTTAGGTTACGAGAATGAAGGGGTGTTTACGGAAGATGAATCCTCTAGTGATGTTCACGTTGTTGGGTGGAATGTTTTGGGTGAGACTTGGCCATATTTTCGGCCTAATTTCATGAAGGTGAATGAAATTATGGTTGGAAAAGAGTATAAGAAGGTTGTGGGATTTGTTCCTACTGGATGGACTTATGAAGTGAAGAAAAACAAGTTTGCAGTAAGAACAAAAGATTCGTTTGAGATTCATCTGGTGCCTTACAGTGAACATTCCAATTACAACGAGCTTAGAGAATATGTGAAGTTTTTGAAACCAAAGCGTGTGCTTCCTACAGTTGGCTTTGATGTTGAGAATGTGGACAGCAAACATGCTCTAAAAATGCAAAAGCATTTTGCAGGATTGGTGGATGAGATGGCCAATAAGCAAGAATTTTTGATGGGTTTTTACCGTGTACCCCAGGGAAAAGGAAAGGTCAAGGTAGATGATTTGGCACCTGAGTTGGACAAAGACATAGAACAATTCAAAGAGGAGTTTGACGTGTGCGAGCTGAAAAATGGTCGTGAAGCTGACTCTGGTTCCACGTGCTCTGTAGCTTCTACGCATGAACCTGATTCACAAGATTTAACCCCTTTTAGTGATAAGGAAAAAGATGAGATCATGCAAGAGCTACGGGATTGTTTGCCCGTATGGGTTTCTGTAGATCAGTTGCTAGAACTTGTCAAAACATATGGCAGAAATATTGTTGATGCTGTATCGCATTTTTATGAACACGAAACAGAATTTCATGAGCGGAGTGGAGAATCTCTTCCTTCATCACAAAAGTCAGAAAGTCCTTGCACAAAACTTCTTAATCCTCCTTCTGTTGAGAGCAGTCTTCAGACACCGGTGAAGTCACCTAATCAAAAGGCCAAATTTCCGCCATTGAAGCAGTCAGTTGCAAGCAGTGTTTCTcctggaaaaagaaagaaaaatcctCAAAATAAGAAGAATAAGAAGGGAAAATTAAACTCAAATCTTGAATCTGGTGGCATAAAGCAATCTACAATAACCAAATTTTTCAGTAAAGGTAGTAGGGTTTGTCAGGGAATCACCGCTACCCCTTTGTCTGGGATAAGTACTGAGGACAAGAGTCTAACTTCTGAACATTCAGTTAAACAATATAAGGAAGAGCTGGAGCAATTTATTCAGATAATTGATGGCAGTGAATCAATAAAAGGTTATGCTGCTGAACTGTTAGAAAAGGCTGAGGGAAATGTAGGTTTGGCACTGGATATGTATTACAATAATTCTGAAGTTCACCTTGGTGGTAATCAAAAAGGGGTAGATGctagtagcaaatcactaccaTGTGAAGGTCTAGAAGAAAGCATCTCTAGCCAAGGGAAAGAAAGGTCTGAAGCTGGCAACAAGGTTTATCAATCTGCACAAGATTCATTGGCTGACAGTACTGCTGTTAACTATGTATCACTACCACCAGAGACGTATTCTCCAATAGAACATG CTTGCTGGAAGCACGGTCAGCCTGCTCCATATATACACTTGGCCCGGACTTTTGACATTGTTGAAGGTGAAAGGGGCAAAATTAAAGCTACATCAATACTTTCCAATATGTTTAGAAG TTTGCTGGCTTTGTCTCCTGATGATGTTCTACCTGCTATTTATCTCTGCACAAATAAGATCGCCGCTGACCATGAAAATATG GAACTAAACATTGGTGGAAGTTTGGTTGCATCTGCCCTAGAAGAGGCATGTGGAATTAATAGAGCTAAGATAAGGGAAATGTACAACAATTTTGGTGATCTTG GTGATGTTGCACAAGAGTGTCGGAAAACACAGTCACTACTTCTTCCTCCTTCACCCCTTCTGATTCGAGATGTATTTTCCATACTTCGGAAAATTAG TGTACAGACAGGCAGTGGAAGTGCAGGTAGGAGGAAAAGCCTAATTGTCAGTATGATGCGATCTTGCAGAGAGAAGGAAATGAAGTTTCTTGTCAGAACTTTG GTTAGGAACCTGCGAATTGGAGCAATGATGAGAACAGTTCTTCCTGCATTGGCTCAAGCAGTTGCTCTGAACGGTTATGACGAAGCAGGAAAAGTTCCAAAGGAATTGCTTCAG GGCCtttctgctgctgctgttgaAGTTTATAATATTCTTCCGGATTTG AATTTATTGGTACCTTCTCTTATGAGCGAAGGCATAAAGTTTTCCACCACCACGTTGACTATGGTACCAGGCATTCCTATCAGGCCCATGCTTGCTAA AATAACTAATGGAATTGCGCAAGCACTGAAGCTATTCCAGAATAAAGCTTTCACCTGTGAGTTTAA ATATGATGGTCAACGCGCCCAAATTCACAAATTTGATGATGGTTCTGTGCGCATCTTTTCAAGAAATGGGGATGAGATGACTACAAAATTTCCAGACTTGGTGCATATTATTCAGGAATCATGTAAAACTTCCGCTGAATCTTTCATTATTGATGCGGAG gtggttggaattgatcGCAACAAAGGAATCAAGTTTTTATCCTTTCAAGAACTATCTGCCAGAGAGAGAGGGAGCAAAGCTTCCTTGGTTTCATTGGATAGAATAAAG GCTGTTGGCTGTCCCACTCCGGCAAAGGCGGCAGTGTATGCATTTTTCTATCATTTTTGTGTGTATAGGAAAAGAAACATTATGCTCGTGGCAATCGTGTCTGATCTAATTTTGATCTCAATTTCAAAATATGCATAG